A section of the Oncorhynchus tshawytscha isolate Ot180627B linkage group LG09, Otsh_v2.0, whole genome shotgun sequence genome encodes:
- the LOC112258086 gene encoding protein transport protein Sec24A-like isoform X1 — translation MSNTDFSSQNGAGGPPYANGPSQNPVALQPPGPGYMAHQTPYNPMQAKGPMPPGPGLYNSGPYQPIPPVSSNQALPGQPMLKRPPMGPQHSMTPPQSASPNPGSRIPPAHATPPPVSANNYQHAPAWQYGGTPPMGAPPSMGAPPPMAMPPLRPVGNHMTSSPSLATPQASSAEYRATPPVFHNAMQPLGPPTSLQGYTQQGSAPLLMNPMAAPHSYQPVMRAPYGGPPPSVRPTPPTTGPPMGNASPPLGPKTDAQCGSDASDVSHNEYENQEKDFECPGHMPTPGNGAQVPNSFDHLEMGPKMAGPLPPQQPGPPTRHMGLSYPSLPPGYQNTSAPPNAATMQHPVQPSTQPYSHPPPYQQLSAGPAQLSPSLSGLSLQSQTPEALRVVNLLQERNLLPLGPVTPPTPCLPQDLQKINCHPEVFRSTLTSIPQTQSLLNKAKLPLGLLLHPFKDLSQLPVVTSSTIVRCRSCRTYINPFVTFLDQRRWKCNLCYRVNDVPEEFMYNPVSRSYGEPHKRPEVQNATLEFIAPSEYMLRPPQPAVYLIVLDVSHNAVETGYLDVVCQSLLENINALPGDSRTKIGFITFDSTIHFYNLQEGLSQPQMLIVSDIEDIFLPTPDSLLVNLNECKELVQDLLRSLPQMFGKTMETQCALGPALQAAFKLLSATGGRVSVFQTQLPSLGVGALKSREDPNQRASAKDIQHLSPATDFYKKLALDCSGQQVAVDLFLLSSQYCDLASLGCISRYSAGSVYYYPSYHQQHNPAGVECFQKDLKRYLTRKIGFEAVMRIRCSKGLSIHTFHGNFFVRSTDLLSLPNVNPDAGFAVQMSIEENLVDMQSVSFQAALLYTSSKGERRIRVHTMCLPVVNSLSDIFAGADVQAITCLLASMAVDRSVTASLSDARDAMTNASIDSLTSFRTSVLTIQQPGLLAPACLRLFPLYILALLKQKAFRTGTSTRLDDRVFAMCQLKYQPLAYVMLMIHPALYRVDDLTDEGALNVSERTIPQPRVQQLSVEKLSRDGAFLMDAGSVIYLWIGRNCNPNFLTQVLGLPNYAAVPLNMNMLPELDTAESQRTRAFVGWLREQRPFFPILHVIRDESPLKASFLQNMIEDRTESALSYYEFLLHIQQQVSK, via the exons ATGTCAAATACAGATTTTAGTTCTCAGAATGGGGCAGGAGGACCGCCGTACGCAAATG GTCCCTCTCAGAATCCAGTAGCGCTGCAGCCACCGGGACCGGGTTACATGGCCCACCAGACCCCATACAACCCAATGCAAGCCAAGGGCCCTATGCCGCCCGGCCCTGGACTCTATAACTCCGGTCCCTACCAGCCCATCCCACCAGTCAGCTCTAACCAGGCCCTTCCAGGTCAGCCCATGTTAAAAAGGCCTCCTATGGGACCTCAACATTCCATGACCCCACCTCAGTCTGCCAGCCCTAACCCAGGCTCCAGGATTCCCCCAGCGCATGCCACCCCTCCACCTGTGTCTGCTAACAACTACCAGCACGCCCCAGCCTGGCAGTATGGGGGGACTCCACCGATGGGAGCTCCTCCATCAATGGGGGCACCGCCTCCTATGGCCATGCCTCCCCTTCGGCCTGTGGGTAATCACATGACCTCCTCGCCCAGCCTGGCAACCCCCCAGGCCTCCTCGGCAGAATACCGCGCAACGCCTCCTGTCTTCCATAATGCCATGCAACCCCTGGGTCCTCCCACCTCGCTCCAGGGATACACCCAGCAAG GCTCTGCCCCTCTTCTGATGAACCCCATGGCGGCTCCTCACTCATACCAGCCAGTTATGAGAGCACCTTATGGCGGCCCCCCACCCTCTGTGAGACCCACCCCACCCACTACTGGACCCCCCATGGGCAATGCCAGCCCTCCCCTTGGCCCCAAAACTGATG CTCAGTGTGGGAGTGATGCTAGTGATGTTTCCCACAATGAGTACGAGAACCAGGAGAAAGATTTTGAGTGTCCAG GACACATGCCCACACCTGGTAATGGTGCTCAAGTTCCCAACAGCTTTGATCACTTGGAGATGGGCCCTAAAATGG CTGGCCCACTCCCACCCCAGCAGCCAGGCCCCCCTACTCGACACATGGGTCTATCCTACCCCTCTTTACCCCCGGGGTACCAGAACACCTCGGCACCCCCTAATGCCGCCACCATGCAACATCCCGTGCAGCCCTCGACGCAGCCTTACAGCCATCCTCCGCCATACCAGCAG ctctctgcaggtccaGCCCAACTGAGCCCCTCCTTGTCTGGTTTGAGTCTGCAGTCTCAGACCCCAGAGGCCCTGAGGGTGGTCAACCTGCTGCAGGAGAGGAACCTGCTCCCTCTGGGCCCAGTCACCCCTCCTACGCCCTGCCTGCCCCAGGACCTGCAGAAAATCAACTGCCACCCAGA GGTCTTCCGCAGTACCCTGACCAGCATCCCCCAGACCCAGTCACTGTTAAACAAAGCCAAGCTCCCACTCGGCTTGCTCCTCCACCCCTTCAAAGATCTCTCG CAACTGCCTGTGGTCACCTCCAGCACTATAGTGAGGTGTCGCTCCTGCAGGACGTACATCAACCCCTTTGTGACCTTCCTGGACCAGAGGAGATGGAAGTGTAACCTGTGTTACCGGGTCAACGACG TTCCAGAGGAGTTCATGTACAACCCAGTCAGCAGATCGTATGGTGAGCCACACAAAAGACCTGAGGTCCAGAATGCTACCCTCGAGTTCATTGCACCATCAGAATACATG CTGAGACCCCCCCAGCCTGCTGTTTACCTCATCGTGCTGGACGTATCCCACAATGCCGTGGAAACAGGATACCTAGATGTCGTCTGTCAGTCACTGCTAGAGAACATCAATGC GCTCCCTGGGGACTCGAGGACAAAGATTGGCTTCATCACATTTGACAGCACCATCCACTTCTACAACCTCCAGGAGGGCCTGTCCCAACCACAGATGCTCATAGTCTCCGACATCGAAG ATATATTTTTACCGACACCAGACAGCCTTTTAGTGAACCTCAATGAATGCAAGGAG CTGGTGCAGGATTTGCTGAGGAGCTTGCCCCAGATGTTTGGCAAGACCATGGAGACCCAGTGTGCTCTGGGCCCGGCCCTGCAGGCAGCGTTCAAGCTGCTATCGGCCACCGGAGGGCGTGTGTCCGTCTTCCAGACCCAGCTGCCCAGTCTGGGTGTGGGGGCCCTCAAGTCCAGAGAGGACCCCAACCAGAGGGCTTCTGCCAAG GATATCCAGCACCTTTCTCCTGCCACAGACTTCTATAAGAAGCTGGCCCTGGACTGTTCAGGACAGCAGGTGGCTGTGGATCTGTTCCTACTGAGCTCCCAGTACTGTGACCTGGCCTCTTTAG GTTGCATATCCAGGTACTCAGCGGGAAGTGTGTACTACTACCCCTCCTACCACCAGCAGCACAATCCAGCCGGGGTAGAGTGCTTCCAGAAGGATCTCAAGAGGTACCTCACCCGCAAGATCGGCTTCGAGGCTGTTATGAGGATACGCTGCTCTAAAG GCTTGTCCATCCACACGTTCCATGGGAACTTCTTTGTTCGCTCCACGGACCTGCTGTCTCTGCCCAACGTGAACCCAGATGCAGGCTTCGCTGTGCAGATGTCCATTGAAGAGAACCTGGTGGACATGCAGTCTGTCTCCTTCCAGGCTGCTTTGCTCTACACGTCCAGCAAAG GAGAGCGGCGAATCCGAGTCCACACCATGTGTTTGCCTGTTGTCAACTCCCTATCCGACATCTTCGCTGGGGCTGATGTCCAGGCCATCACTTGCCTGCTGGCTAGCATGG CTGTGGATCGCTCTGTGACTGCCAGTTTGAGTGACGCCAGGGACGCGATGACCAACGCATCCATCGACTCTCTGACGTCCTTCCGCACCTCTGTACTCACCATCCAGCAGCCTGGCCTCCTGGCCCCCGCCTGCCTCAGACTGTTCCCCCTCTACATCCTTGCCCTGCTCAAACAG AAAGCCTTCCGAACGGGTACAAGCACCAGGCTGGACGACCGTGTGTTTGCCATGTGTCAGCTGAAGTACCAGCCCCTGGCCTACGTCATGCTGATGATCCACCCAGCGCTGTACCGTGTGGACGATCTGACTGATGAG GGAGCCCTGAATGTCAGTGAGCGCACCATCCCCCAGCCCAGAGTCCAGCAGTTGTCTGTGGAGAAGCTGAGCAGAGATGGGGCCTTCCTCATGGATGCTGGCTCG GTGATCTATCTCTGGATTGGAAGAAACTGCAACCCCAACTTCCTCACGCAAGTCCTGGGGCTCCCAAACTACGCTGCTGTGCCCCTTAACATG AACATGCTCCCAGAGTTGGACACTGCAGAGTCCCAGAGAACCAGAGCATTTGTTGGCTGGCTGAGGGAACAGAGGCCCTTCTTCCCCATCCTGCATGTCATCAG GGATGAGAGTCCACTGAAAGCCAGCTTCTTGCAGAACATGATAGAGGACCGGACAGAGTCGGCCTTGTCTTACTATGAGTTTTTACTCCACATCCAACAGCAAGTCTCCAAGTAA
- the LOC112258086 gene encoding protein transport protein Sec24A-like isoform X2 — MGPSQNPVALQPPGPGYMAHQTPYNPMQAKGPMPPGPGLYNSGPYQPIPPVSSNQALPGQPMLKRPPMGPQHSMTPPQSASPNPGSRIPPAHATPPPVSANNYQHAPAWQYGGTPPMGAPPSMGAPPPMAMPPLRPVGNHMTSSPSLATPQASSAEYRATPPVFHNAMQPLGPPTSLQGYTQQGSAPLLMNPMAAPHSYQPVMRAPYGGPPPSVRPTPPTTGPPMGNASPPLGPKTDAQCGSDASDVSHNEYENQEKDFECPGHMPTPGNGAQVPNSFDHLEMGPKMAGPLPPQQPGPPTRHMGLSYPSLPPGYQNTSAPPNAATMQHPVQPSTQPYSHPPPYQQLSAGPAQLSPSLSGLSLQSQTPEALRVVNLLQERNLLPLGPVTPPTPCLPQDLQKINCHPEVFRSTLTSIPQTQSLLNKAKLPLGLLLHPFKDLSQLPVVTSSTIVRCRSCRTYINPFVTFLDQRRWKCNLCYRVNDVPEEFMYNPVSRSYGEPHKRPEVQNATLEFIAPSEYMLRPPQPAVYLIVLDVSHNAVETGYLDVVCQSLLENINALPGDSRTKIGFITFDSTIHFYNLQEGLSQPQMLIVSDIEDIFLPTPDSLLVNLNECKELVQDLLRSLPQMFGKTMETQCALGPALQAAFKLLSATGGRVSVFQTQLPSLGVGALKSREDPNQRASAKDIQHLSPATDFYKKLALDCSGQQVAVDLFLLSSQYCDLASLGCISRYSAGSVYYYPSYHQQHNPAGVECFQKDLKRYLTRKIGFEAVMRIRCSKGLSIHTFHGNFFVRSTDLLSLPNVNPDAGFAVQMSIEENLVDMQSVSFQAALLYTSSKGERRIRVHTMCLPVVNSLSDIFAGADVQAITCLLASMAVDRSVTASLSDARDAMTNASIDSLTSFRTSVLTIQQPGLLAPACLRLFPLYILALLKQKAFRTGTSTRLDDRVFAMCQLKYQPLAYVMLMIHPALYRVDDLTDEGALNVSERTIPQPRVQQLSVEKLSRDGAFLMDAGSVIYLWIGRNCNPNFLTQVLGLPNYAAVPLNMNMLPELDTAESQRTRAFVGWLREQRPFFPILHVIRDESPLKASFLQNMIEDRTESALSYYEFLLHIQQQVSK, encoded by the exons ATGG GTCCCTCTCAGAATCCAGTAGCGCTGCAGCCACCGGGACCGGGTTACATGGCCCACCAGACCCCATACAACCCAATGCAAGCCAAGGGCCCTATGCCGCCCGGCCCTGGACTCTATAACTCCGGTCCCTACCAGCCCATCCCACCAGTCAGCTCTAACCAGGCCCTTCCAGGTCAGCCCATGTTAAAAAGGCCTCCTATGGGACCTCAACATTCCATGACCCCACCTCAGTCTGCCAGCCCTAACCCAGGCTCCAGGATTCCCCCAGCGCATGCCACCCCTCCACCTGTGTCTGCTAACAACTACCAGCACGCCCCAGCCTGGCAGTATGGGGGGACTCCACCGATGGGAGCTCCTCCATCAATGGGGGCACCGCCTCCTATGGCCATGCCTCCCCTTCGGCCTGTGGGTAATCACATGACCTCCTCGCCCAGCCTGGCAACCCCCCAGGCCTCCTCGGCAGAATACCGCGCAACGCCTCCTGTCTTCCATAATGCCATGCAACCCCTGGGTCCTCCCACCTCGCTCCAGGGATACACCCAGCAAG GCTCTGCCCCTCTTCTGATGAACCCCATGGCGGCTCCTCACTCATACCAGCCAGTTATGAGAGCACCTTATGGCGGCCCCCCACCCTCTGTGAGACCCACCCCACCCACTACTGGACCCCCCATGGGCAATGCCAGCCCTCCCCTTGGCCCCAAAACTGATG CTCAGTGTGGGAGTGATGCTAGTGATGTTTCCCACAATGAGTACGAGAACCAGGAGAAAGATTTTGAGTGTCCAG GACACATGCCCACACCTGGTAATGGTGCTCAAGTTCCCAACAGCTTTGATCACTTGGAGATGGGCCCTAAAATGG CTGGCCCACTCCCACCCCAGCAGCCAGGCCCCCCTACTCGACACATGGGTCTATCCTACCCCTCTTTACCCCCGGGGTACCAGAACACCTCGGCACCCCCTAATGCCGCCACCATGCAACATCCCGTGCAGCCCTCGACGCAGCCTTACAGCCATCCTCCGCCATACCAGCAG ctctctgcaggtccaGCCCAACTGAGCCCCTCCTTGTCTGGTTTGAGTCTGCAGTCTCAGACCCCAGAGGCCCTGAGGGTGGTCAACCTGCTGCAGGAGAGGAACCTGCTCCCTCTGGGCCCAGTCACCCCTCCTACGCCCTGCCTGCCCCAGGACCTGCAGAAAATCAACTGCCACCCAGA GGTCTTCCGCAGTACCCTGACCAGCATCCCCCAGACCCAGTCACTGTTAAACAAAGCCAAGCTCCCACTCGGCTTGCTCCTCCACCCCTTCAAAGATCTCTCG CAACTGCCTGTGGTCACCTCCAGCACTATAGTGAGGTGTCGCTCCTGCAGGACGTACATCAACCCCTTTGTGACCTTCCTGGACCAGAGGAGATGGAAGTGTAACCTGTGTTACCGGGTCAACGACG TTCCAGAGGAGTTCATGTACAACCCAGTCAGCAGATCGTATGGTGAGCCACACAAAAGACCTGAGGTCCAGAATGCTACCCTCGAGTTCATTGCACCATCAGAATACATG CTGAGACCCCCCCAGCCTGCTGTTTACCTCATCGTGCTGGACGTATCCCACAATGCCGTGGAAACAGGATACCTAGATGTCGTCTGTCAGTCACTGCTAGAGAACATCAATGC GCTCCCTGGGGACTCGAGGACAAAGATTGGCTTCATCACATTTGACAGCACCATCCACTTCTACAACCTCCAGGAGGGCCTGTCCCAACCACAGATGCTCATAGTCTCCGACATCGAAG ATATATTTTTACCGACACCAGACAGCCTTTTAGTGAACCTCAATGAATGCAAGGAG CTGGTGCAGGATTTGCTGAGGAGCTTGCCCCAGATGTTTGGCAAGACCATGGAGACCCAGTGTGCTCTGGGCCCGGCCCTGCAGGCAGCGTTCAAGCTGCTATCGGCCACCGGAGGGCGTGTGTCCGTCTTCCAGACCCAGCTGCCCAGTCTGGGTGTGGGGGCCCTCAAGTCCAGAGAGGACCCCAACCAGAGGGCTTCTGCCAAG GATATCCAGCACCTTTCTCCTGCCACAGACTTCTATAAGAAGCTGGCCCTGGACTGTTCAGGACAGCAGGTGGCTGTGGATCTGTTCCTACTGAGCTCCCAGTACTGTGACCTGGCCTCTTTAG GTTGCATATCCAGGTACTCAGCGGGAAGTGTGTACTACTACCCCTCCTACCACCAGCAGCACAATCCAGCCGGGGTAGAGTGCTTCCAGAAGGATCTCAAGAGGTACCTCACCCGCAAGATCGGCTTCGAGGCTGTTATGAGGATACGCTGCTCTAAAG GCTTGTCCATCCACACGTTCCATGGGAACTTCTTTGTTCGCTCCACGGACCTGCTGTCTCTGCCCAACGTGAACCCAGATGCAGGCTTCGCTGTGCAGATGTCCATTGAAGAGAACCTGGTGGACATGCAGTCTGTCTCCTTCCAGGCTGCTTTGCTCTACACGTCCAGCAAAG GAGAGCGGCGAATCCGAGTCCACACCATGTGTTTGCCTGTTGTCAACTCCCTATCCGACATCTTCGCTGGGGCTGATGTCCAGGCCATCACTTGCCTGCTGGCTAGCATGG CTGTGGATCGCTCTGTGACTGCCAGTTTGAGTGACGCCAGGGACGCGATGACCAACGCATCCATCGACTCTCTGACGTCCTTCCGCACCTCTGTACTCACCATCCAGCAGCCTGGCCTCCTGGCCCCCGCCTGCCTCAGACTGTTCCCCCTCTACATCCTTGCCCTGCTCAAACAG AAAGCCTTCCGAACGGGTACAAGCACCAGGCTGGACGACCGTGTGTTTGCCATGTGTCAGCTGAAGTACCAGCCCCTGGCCTACGTCATGCTGATGATCCACCCAGCGCTGTACCGTGTGGACGATCTGACTGATGAG GGAGCCCTGAATGTCAGTGAGCGCACCATCCCCCAGCCCAGAGTCCAGCAGTTGTCTGTGGAGAAGCTGAGCAGAGATGGGGCCTTCCTCATGGATGCTGGCTCG GTGATCTATCTCTGGATTGGAAGAAACTGCAACCCCAACTTCCTCACGCAAGTCCTGGGGCTCCCAAACTACGCTGCTGTGCCCCTTAACATG AACATGCTCCCAGAGTTGGACACTGCAGAGTCCCAGAGAACCAGAGCATTTGTTGGCTGGCTGAGGGAACAGAGGCCCTTCTTCCCCATCCTGCATGTCATCAG GGATGAGAGTCCACTGAAAGCCAGCTTCTTGCAGAACATGATAGAGGACCGGACAGAGTCGGCCTTGTCTTACTATGAGTTTTTACTCCACATCCAACAGCAAGTCTCCAAGTAA
- the LOC112258086 gene encoding protein transport protein Sec24A-like isoform X4 yields the protein MSNTDFSSQNGAGGPPYANGPSQNPVALQPPGPGYMAHQTPYNPMQAKGPMPPGPGLYNSGPYQPIPPVSSNQALPGQPMLKRPPMGPQHSMTPPQSASPNPGSRIPPAHATPPPVSANNYQHAPAWQYGGTPPMGAPPSMGAPPPMAMPPLRPVGNHMTSSPSLATPQASSAEYRATPPVFHNAMQPLGPPTSLQGYTQQGHMPTPGNGAQVPNSFDHLEMGPKMAGPLPPQQPGPPTRHMGLSYPSLPPGYQNTSAPPNAATMQHPVQPSTQPYSHPPPYQQLSAGPAQLSPSLSGLSLQSQTPEALRVVNLLQERNLLPLGPVTPPTPCLPQDLQKINCHPEVFRSTLTSIPQTQSLLNKAKLPLGLLLHPFKDLSQLPVVTSSTIVRCRSCRTYINPFVTFLDQRRWKCNLCYRVNDVPEEFMYNPVSRSYGEPHKRPEVQNATLEFIAPSEYMLRPPQPAVYLIVLDVSHNAVETGYLDVVCQSLLENINALPGDSRTKIGFITFDSTIHFYNLQEGLSQPQMLIVSDIEDIFLPTPDSLLVNLNECKELVQDLLRSLPQMFGKTMETQCALGPALQAAFKLLSATGGRVSVFQTQLPSLGVGALKSREDPNQRASAKDIQHLSPATDFYKKLALDCSGQQVAVDLFLLSSQYCDLASLGCISRYSAGSVYYYPSYHQQHNPAGVECFQKDLKRYLTRKIGFEAVMRIRCSKGLSIHTFHGNFFVRSTDLLSLPNVNPDAGFAVQMSIEENLVDMQSVSFQAALLYTSSKGERRIRVHTMCLPVVNSLSDIFAGADVQAITCLLASMAVDRSVTASLSDARDAMTNASIDSLTSFRTSVLTIQQPGLLAPACLRLFPLYILALLKQKAFRTGTSTRLDDRVFAMCQLKYQPLAYVMLMIHPALYRVDDLTDEGALNVSERTIPQPRVQQLSVEKLSRDGAFLMDAGSVIYLWIGRNCNPNFLTQVLGLPNYAAVPLNMNMLPELDTAESQRTRAFVGWLREQRPFFPILHVIRDESPLKASFLQNMIEDRTESALSYYEFLLHIQQQVSK from the exons ATGTCAAATACAGATTTTAGTTCTCAGAATGGGGCAGGAGGACCGCCGTACGCAAATG GTCCCTCTCAGAATCCAGTAGCGCTGCAGCCACCGGGACCGGGTTACATGGCCCACCAGACCCCATACAACCCAATGCAAGCCAAGGGCCCTATGCCGCCCGGCCCTGGACTCTATAACTCCGGTCCCTACCAGCCCATCCCACCAGTCAGCTCTAACCAGGCCCTTCCAGGTCAGCCCATGTTAAAAAGGCCTCCTATGGGACCTCAACATTCCATGACCCCACCTCAGTCTGCCAGCCCTAACCCAGGCTCCAGGATTCCCCCAGCGCATGCCACCCCTCCACCTGTGTCTGCTAACAACTACCAGCACGCCCCAGCCTGGCAGTATGGGGGGACTCCACCGATGGGAGCTCCTCCATCAATGGGGGCACCGCCTCCTATGGCCATGCCTCCCCTTCGGCCTGTGGGTAATCACATGACCTCCTCGCCCAGCCTGGCAACCCCCCAGGCCTCCTCGGCAGAATACCGCGCAACGCCTCCTGTCTTCCATAATGCCATGCAACCCCTGGGTCCTCCCACCTCGCTCCAGGGATACACCCAGCAAG GACACATGCCCACACCTGGTAATGGTGCTCAAGTTCCCAACAGCTTTGATCACTTGGAGATGGGCCCTAAAATGG CTGGCCCACTCCCACCCCAGCAGCCAGGCCCCCCTACTCGACACATGGGTCTATCCTACCCCTCTTTACCCCCGGGGTACCAGAACACCTCGGCACCCCCTAATGCCGCCACCATGCAACATCCCGTGCAGCCCTCGACGCAGCCTTACAGCCATCCTCCGCCATACCAGCAG ctctctgcaggtccaGCCCAACTGAGCCCCTCCTTGTCTGGTTTGAGTCTGCAGTCTCAGACCCCAGAGGCCCTGAGGGTGGTCAACCTGCTGCAGGAGAGGAACCTGCTCCCTCTGGGCCCAGTCACCCCTCCTACGCCCTGCCTGCCCCAGGACCTGCAGAAAATCAACTGCCACCCAGA GGTCTTCCGCAGTACCCTGACCAGCATCCCCCAGACCCAGTCACTGTTAAACAAAGCCAAGCTCCCACTCGGCTTGCTCCTCCACCCCTTCAAAGATCTCTCG CAACTGCCTGTGGTCACCTCCAGCACTATAGTGAGGTGTCGCTCCTGCAGGACGTACATCAACCCCTTTGTGACCTTCCTGGACCAGAGGAGATGGAAGTGTAACCTGTGTTACCGGGTCAACGACG TTCCAGAGGAGTTCATGTACAACCCAGTCAGCAGATCGTATGGTGAGCCACACAAAAGACCTGAGGTCCAGAATGCTACCCTCGAGTTCATTGCACCATCAGAATACATG CTGAGACCCCCCCAGCCTGCTGTTTACCTCATCGTGCTGGACGTATCCCACAATGCCGTGGAAACAGGATACCTAGATGTCGTCTGTCAGTCACTGCTAGAGAACATCAATGC GCTCCCTGGGGACTCGAGGACAAAGATTGGCTTCATCACATTTGACAGCACCATCCACTTCTACAACCTCCAGGAGGGCCTGTCCCAACCACAGATGCTCATAGTCTCCGACATCGAAG ATATATTTTTACCGACACCAGACAGCCTTTTAGTGAACCTCAATGAATGCAAGGAG CTGGTGCAGGATTTGCTGAGGAGCTTGCCCCAGATGTTTGGCAAGACCATGGAGACCCAGTGTGCTCTGGGCCCGGCCCTGCAGGCAGCGTTCAAGCTGCTATCGGCCACCGGAGGGCGTGTGTCCGTCTTCCAGACCCAGCTGCCCAGTCTGGGTGTGGGGGCCCTCAAGTCCAGAGAGGACCCCAACCAGAGGGCTTCTGCCAAG GATATCCAGCACCTTTCTCCTGCCACAGACTTCTATAAGAAGCTGGCCCTGGACTGTTCAGGACAGCAGGTGGCTGTGGATCTGTTCCTACTGAGCTCCCAGTACTGTGACCTGGCCTCTTTAG GTTGCATATCCAGGTACTCAGCGGGAAGTGTGTACTACTACCCCTCCTACCACCAGCAGCACAATCCAGCCGGGGTAGAGTGCTTCCAGAAGGATCTCAAGAGGTACCTCACCCGCAAGATCGGCTTCGAGGCTGTTATGAGGATACGCTGCTCTAAAG GCTTGTCCATCCACACGTTCCATGGGAACTTCTTTGTTCGCTCCACGGACCTGCTGTCTCTGCCCAACGTGAACCCAGATGCAGGCTTCGCTGTGCAGATGTCCATTGAAGAGAACCTGGTGGACATGCAGTCTGTCTCCTTCCAGGCTGCTTTGCTCTACACGTCCAGCAAAG GAGAGCGGCGAATCCGAGTCCACACCATGTGTTTGCCTGTTGTCAACTCCCTATCCGACATCTTCGCTGGGGCTGATGTCCAGGCCATCACTTGCCTGCTGGCTAGCATGG CTGTGGATCGCTCTGTGACTGCCAGTTTGAGTGACGCCAGGGACGCGATGACCAACGCATCCATCGACTCTCTGACGTCCTTCCGCACCTCTGTACTCACCATCCAGCAGCCTGGCCTCCTGGCCCCCGCCTGCCTCAGACTGTTCCCCCTCTACATCCTTGCCCTGCTCAAACAG AAAGCCTTCCGAACGGGTACAAGCACCAGGCTGGACGACCGTGTGTTTGCCATGTGTCAGCTGAAGTACCAGCCCCTGGCCTACGTCATGCTGATGATCCACCCAGCGCTGTACCGTGTGGACGATCTGACTGATGAG GGAGCCCTGAATGTCAGTGAGCGCACCATCCCCCAGCCCAGAGTCCAGCAGTTGTCTGTGGAGAAGCTGAGCAGAGATGGGGCCTTCCTCATGGATGCTGGCTCG GTGATCTATCTCTGGATTGGAAGAAACTGCAACCCCAACTTCCTCACGCAAGTCCTGGGGCTCCCAAACTACGCTGCTGTGCCCCTTAACATG AACATGCTCCCAGAGTTGGACACTGCAGAGTCCCAGAGAACCAGAGCATTTGTTGGCTGGCTGAGGGAACAGAGGCCCTTCTTCCCCATCCTGCATGTCATCAG GGATGAGAGTCCACTGAAAGCCAGCTTCTTGCAGAACATGATAGAGGACCGGACAGAGTCGGCCTTGTCTTACTATGAGTTTTTACTCCACATCCAACAGCAAGTCTCCAAGTAA